TGGCGTAGATCCTGTCCGCCTCGTCGAAGCGCCGCGTCGGCGTGGCGCGCTCGATCACGGACACCCCGAGCCCGTAGAACGTGCGCAGCTGGTCGGTCGCCTCCACGGCGGTGCCCGTCATGCCGCAGACGATTGGGTAGCGCCGCATCAGCGCCTGCAGGGTGATCGAGTCGAGGATCCGGCCGCCCTCGGAGACGCTCAAGCCTTCTTTGGCCTCTACCGCGGCCTGCAGCCCGTCGGGCCAGCGCTGGAGTTCGGCGACGCGCCCGCGGGAGGCGTCGACAAGCGAGACCTTGCCCTCGTCGACGATGTAGTGCACGTCGCGGATCAACAGGGCCTTGGCGTGCAGGGCGAGGTTGACGCGCACGAGGGTATCGCCGACGTGCTCGGCGTCGTAGAGCGAGGTGATACCCAGCGCGCGCTCGACGGAGCGCGCCCCGTCGTCGGTGAGCGAGACGTTGCGGCCCTCGGCGTCGATTGCGTAGTCGCGCCCCTCGACGAGGTGCGACACCGCTTCGGTGATCTGCCCGGTAGCCTGCTGCGCGCCCACGGTGCCGGCGAGCACGAGCGGCACCAGGGCTTCGTCGATAAGCACGCTGTCCGCCTCGTCGACGAGCGCGACGTCCGCTGGGGCTTGGACCGTCTGGCTGCGGTGGGTGATCTGATTGTCGCGCAGGTGGTCGAAACCAATCTCGGCGACGGGCGCGTAGACGACGTCGCAGCGGTACGCCGCAACGCGCTCATCGCGTGTCGACGCCTCCGTCACCGCCGCCACGCTCAGCCCGAAGAACTCGACCAGCGGGCGCATCCACTGCGCATCGCGCTGGGCGAGGTAGTTGTTCACCGTGATCAGGTGCACGCGCTTGCCGGTCAGGGCGAACCCCGTCGCGGCCATCGCCCCGACAAGCGTTTTGCCCTCGCCGGTATCCATCTGAATCACGTCGCCCTCAAGCAGGCGCAGCACGGCTTGGCTCTGCACGTGAAACGGGGTCATGCGCAAGGTGCGCGTCGCCGCCTCGGACAGGCCGGCGAGAAACAGCGGCTTGTCGACGATCCCCTGCTCAGAGACCGCCGAGCGCACGGCGGCCGCGACCTCGTCGTCGCTACGGGAGCTCAGATCGGCGGCCAGCGCGCCTGCGCGATCGACGATGCCCTTCGACTTCTTGTCGGCTCGCTCGTTGGTCGAGCCCATCGCCTTCCAGAACCAGTCGAATGTGCCCATCCGCTCTCACCTGACCTTTCCGTCACCTGTTGGTGGCTAAATTCCTCGCTCGACTCTACGTCACCGCAACCCGTCGGGGTCACTACCTGCCGATTAGTTCTTCCGCGCGCCTGTGCGATAACCTTAACCACGTTGTCGCGCTCGTCGCGGCGCATTGATTACAACGGGCTATGGCGCAGTTTGGTAGCGCACTACACTGGGGGTGTAGGGGTCGCAGGTTCAAATCCTGTTAGCCCGACCAATCGGGTCGCACTCATTGGGTGCGGCCCTTTTTTATACCCGCACCTTCAGCGCGCCGGGCTTGATGTCAATTTCCACGGTGCGCACCCGGCCCACGGGGTCGCCGTCGACCTCGAACACTTCGGGTGAGGCGAACTGCACCGTCACCCGCTCCCCCTTGGCGTAGGTCAGCGCGTTCGGCGGGCGCGGCACGTTCATTTGCTTATCGACGTTGCGCGGATCCCGGTTCCACAGCCTTACCAGCGTGTTCACGCCGATCCCCACGCCGATGCGGATCCAGCCCCACGGGCTGCGCGGGGCGATCGCCACGAGGTCGAGGGCGCCGTCGTCAGGCACGGCGTGCGGCAACAGGGGCACGTTGGTGTAGACGTCGCCGCAGTTGCCGATGATCAGCGTGTGCAGCCGCTTCTTGGCCACGCGCTGGCCGTCGAAGGTAAAGGTGGCCTTCACGCTATTGCCGCCCCCGAGAGACCGGAGCACCCCCGGTACGTAGGCGAGCTGGCCGATCCGCTTCTTTAGGTCCTCGTCGGTGTTTTCCACCATCTGCGCGTCGATGCCCACGCCCGCCATGACGACGAAGCGCATCACGTCGTTGGAGTTGTCATCCCAGTGCAGCCTAGCCTCGCAGATGTCGATGGTGTCGTCGGTGCCGTAGAAGGCGCGCTTGACGGAATCCTCCAGGTCGAGGGAGAGCGCTAGGTTGCGGGCGAGCAGATTTCCCGTGCCCGCGGGAATGATGCCGAGTGCGACTCCCGTCGACGCCAAGGCGGAGGCAACGAGGCGCACGGTGCCGTCTCCCCCGGCGGCGAGCACGACGGAGGCGCCCGCCTGCGCCGCGGCGGTGGCCTGCGCGTAGCCGGAGTCTTCCGGGGTCGTTTCCACCCACTCGATGCGCATGTTCTCCGGCGCGTGGGTGGTAACGAGGGAGCGCAGCGCGCGCTCATCCACCTTGGCGGGGTTGTACACGACGACGGCCTTGTCTCGGTGCTGGGAGTCCACGCTGACCAATATATGTTGTTAGCCATGAAGCCCAGCCGGAAAGATTCTCCCGCGTTTCGCGATGCAGCGCACAGATCCGCCGCTGCGCTCGCGTTTACGCAGGGTGCGGGGCTTTACGACGACATCCGGCCGACCTACCCGGCGAGCGTCGGCGAGCTCTTAGACTCCCCCGCCACCGTCGCCGACATCGGCTGCGGCACCGGCAAGCTCACCGAAACGCTGCTCAGCCCCGGCCGCCGCGTCCTCGCGTGCGACCCCTCCGACGACATGGTCCGGGTCTTTGCCACCCGCCTGCCGGAGGTGCCCGTGTGGCGCGCCACCGCCGAGGCCACAGCGCTTGCCGACGCCTCCGTCGACGCGCTGACCTGCGCCCAGACGTGGCACTGGGTCGACGTCCGCGCCGCGAGCAGCGAGGCCGACCGCGTGATCGCGCCCGGCGGAGAGCTGCTGTTGTGTTGGAACACCCTCGACGTGCGCCACCCGTGGGTGCTGCGCTTAAGCCGCATCATGCACTCCGGGGACGTGCAGCGCGACGGCTTCTACCCCGAGGTGAACCCGCCGTGGGCGCTGGCGCGCGAGCACCGCGAGACGTGGCTGATGCCGATGAGTACCGACGGGCTGTTCCAGCTCATGGCCACGCGCTCGTACTGGCTGCGCGCCAGCGAGGCCACCCGCGCGAAGATGCGGGCGAACCTGACCTGGTACCTCTACGAGCGCCTCGGGTTTGATCCCGGCCAGGTGCTGCCGCTGCCCTACCGCACGGACGCCTTCATCTACCGCCGGCAGCGCTAGCGCGGCTTCTGGCGGCGCTCCCGGATCCGCACCGCCACGCGGATCGGCGTGCCGTGGTAGCCGAAGCGCTCGCGGAATTTCCGCTCAAGGTAACGCCGGTAGCCGGCGTCGAGGAACCCGGTGGTAAACAGCACGATTGTCGGCGGTCGCGTGGACACCATCGTTGTAAACAGCACGCGCGGCAGGCGGTTGTTCTTCATCGGCGGCGGGTTCGCGGCGATCGTCTCGCGCAGCCAGTTGTTGAGCTGGCCGGTGGAGATGCGCTTGTCCCAGTTCTCCAACGCTTCGGTCATGGCCGCCTCAAGCCGGTGCAGGCCGCGCCCGGTGTCGGCGGAGATGTTGAGCTTGGTCACCCACGGCAGGTGACCCATCATCTCGTCGAACTCGCGGTCGAAGTAGTAGCGCCGGTCCTCGTCCATCAGGTCCCACTTGTTAAAGCAGATCACCATGGCTTTACCGGCCTCGAGCACCATGGAGATAACGCGCTGGTCTTGCTCCGAGATCTCCTGGGAGGCGTCGATCAGCACGACGCACACCTCCGCCGCCTCGATGGTGCCGCGGGTTCGCAGCGACGCGTAGTACTCGTGGCCCTGGGCGTTTTTCACCTTCTTGCGCAGCCCGGCGGTGTCGATGAACTTCCACAGCGCCCCGTCGAGCTGGATCAGCTCATCGACCGGGTCGACGGTGGTGCCGGCGACGTTGTCCACCACCGAACGGTTCGAGCGCGACAGTTTGTTAAGCAGGCTTGACTTGCCCACGTTGGGCCGCCCGACGATGGCCACGCGGCGCGGACCCTCCGTAATCGAGTCCGCCGCGCGGGGCTTGGCCGGAAACAGGCGCAGGATCTCGTCCAGGACGTCCGCACCGCCGCGGCCGTGCAGTGCCGAGACCGGCCACGGGTCGCCCAGGCCGAGGGAGTAGAACTCCGCGACGTCGCCCCACTGCGACTCGGATTCGAACTTGTTGGCCACCAGGATCACCGGCACGTCCGAGCGCTGCAGGTTGCGCGCCATCACCGCGTCGGTCTCCGTGATGCCCGTGTGGGAGTCAACGACCATGACGATCACGTCGGAGGTCTCCATCGCGGCCTCCGACTGGTGCGCGATCGCGGCGTGAAGGCCGCGCGCGTCGGGATCCCAGCCGCCGGTGTCCTGGACCCAGAAGCGGCGCCCGTTCCAATCGCTGATGTAGCTCACCCGGTCGCGGGTCACCCCCGGGTGGTCCTCGACAACAGCTTCGCGACGCCCAATGAACCGGTTGACCAGCGTGGACTTACCCACGTTCGGACGCCCGACGATAGAGACGGTCGGCAGGGCCTCCTCCACCATCTCGGGGCCGCTGACACCGAACTCCTCCTCGAGCGCGGCCCATTCCTCGTCGCTGAGTTCGGAATCGTCGAACTCGGGCTCGCCGAAGTCGGCCTCACCGAATTCCGATTCGTCGAAGCTAGTCTCGTCGAACTCGATCTCAAACTCGTCGTGCTCGCTCACAGTGCGCTCCTTTCCACCAGGGCGATCAGGGCTGCGAGCACGTCGTCGCGGTCCATCTCGGAGGTGTCGATAATGGTCGCGTCCTCGGCTGGGACGAGCGGGCTGGTGGCGCGCGTGGAGTCGAGCTCGTCGCGGCGCTGCACGTCCGCGAGAACGGTCTCGAAGTCCGCCTCGCGCCCGGCCGCGATGTCCTGGTCGTAGCGGCGCTTGGCCCGGACCTCCGCTGAGGCCGTCATGAACGCCTTGACGGGGGCGTCGACCAGCACGACGGTGCCGATGTCGCGGCCTTCGACGATCGCGCGGTGCGCGTCGGCCGCCAGCTTGCGCTGCAGCGCGACGAGGTTCTCGCGCACCTGCGGGATGGCGGAGACCGCGGAGACGTTGCGGGTCACCTCGGGGCCACGGATAATGCCCGAGACGTCCTCGCCGCCGAGCAGAACCTCGGTGGAGTCGGGGTCGTCCGACACGGACAGGGGCAGCTCGCGGGTGGCGTCGATTACCGCCTCGGCGTCCGCGGGATCGACGCCTGCGCGCAGCACCGCGAGGGTGGCCACGCGGTACATCGCGCCGGTGTCGATGTACTTCGCGTCAAGTTCTTTCGCGAGGCGGCGGCATGTCGTGGACTTGCCCGTCCCGGAGGGGCCGTCGACGGCGACGATCAGCCCGCCGCTGGGCATGTTGGAAAGCGCCATTACATCTCCACCGCCTTGTACAAAGAGGTCAGCTCCGCCGCGTTGAGCGCGCGCAGCGAGCCGGGTTTCATGTCGCCGAGCTGAACCGTGTGCACCTTGGTGCGCACGAGGCGCTGCACCGGGTGACCGGCTGCCTTGAGCATGCGGCGCACGATGTGCTTGCGGCCCTCGTGCAGCTCGACGCGGATGATCGACTGGCCGTTGTGGGTGTCGACGATTTGGACGTAGTCGGCCTTCGCGGGGCCGTCGTCAAGCTCGATGCCCTCGCGCAGCGTCTTCACCAGGGTCGGCTTCGCCTCGCCGAGCACGGTGGCCATGTAGGTTTTCGCGATCTCGTAGCGCGGGTGCATGAGCCGGTTGGCGAGCTCGCCGTCGTTAGTCAAGATCAGCAGCCCCTCGGTGTCGGCGTCGAGGCGTCCGACGTGGAACAGGCGCTGGCCCGAGGCCGTTCGCTCCGAGAGGTAGCTGCCCACCGAGGTGCGGTCCATCTCGTCCTTCATCGTGGACTGCACGCCGCGGGGCTTATTGAAGACGAAGTACTCAAGTTCTTCGTTGACGTTGATGCGGGTGCCGTCGACGCGGATGACGTCGCGCGCGGGGTCGACGCGTATCCCCTGAGTGGTCACGCGGGTGCCATTGACCTCGACGCGGCCCTGGGCGATCATGATCTCAGCGTGGCGACGCGAGGCGACGCCCGCTTGGGCGAGCACCTTCTGTAGGCGCACACCCTCGGTGGCTGGTTTCTTTTCCGACGGGTCATCCCACCAGTTGTCCTCGAGCGGGTGGGGGGTGACGTTCTGTTTCTTCGCCGGCTTCGCATAGGAGATATAGAACGGGTCGTTCTTCTCTCTATCCGGTGTGCCGTCTCGGCGAGCGGGGGGAGTCATATGTGATCCTTTTGCAAGACTGTATGCGGTTATGAACTCTCACGACCCTACCAGGCATCTTCGATGGAGTCGATTTCCGGAAGCAGCGGGGCAAGCTCCGGCAACCGCTCGAGCGAGTCAATCCCCAGCAACTCGAGGAACAACTCGG
Above is a window of Corynebacterium sanguinis DNA encoding:
- the secA2 gene encoding accessory Sec system translocase SecA2, encoding MGTFDWFWKAMGSTNERADKKSKGIVDRAGALAADLSSRSDDEVAAAVRSAVSEQGIVDKPLFLAGLSEAATRTLRMTPFHVQSQAVLRLLEGDVIQMDTGEGKTLVGAMAATGFALTGKRVHLITVNNYLAQRDAQWMRPLVEFFGLSVAAVTEASTRDERVAAYRCDVVYAPVAEIGFDHLRDNQITHRSQTVQAPADVALVDEADSVLIDEALVPLVLAGTVGAQQATGQITEAVSHLVEGRDYAIDAEGRNVSLTDDGARSVERALGITSLYDAEHVGDTLVRVNLALHAKALLIRDVHYIVDEGKVSLVDASRGRVAELQRWPDGLQAAVEAKEGLSVSEGGRILDSITLQALMRRYPIVCGMTGTAVEATDQLRTFYGLGVSVIERATPTRRFDEADRIYATAEEKNRAIVDEIAHLNATGQPVLVGTHDVAESEALAEALEQRGITASVLNAKNDAEEARIIAEAGDVGRVTVSTQMAGRGTDIRLGGADETAREEVVNLGGLAVIGTARHRTARLDNQLRGRAGRQGDPGLTLFFVSLEDDVVVVGGADSSVTARPGADGRIDDPRVHSFVEHCRRVTEGQLLEIHAQTWKYNKLLADHRDILDTRRAALLDTPTAWEELARRNPQRAAELEHLPEEVLNQAAREIMLFHLDDEWSEHLALMDDVRESIHLRAIARETPIDEYHRIAVREFKDLANRAVDKAEQTFADVVIDEAGAHLADAGWKRPSATWTYMVSDNPLAGSGNSFISGVANMFR
- a CDS encoding diacylglycerol/lipid kinase family protein, producing the protein MDSQHRDKAVVVYNPAKVDERALRSLVTTHAPENMRIEWVETTPEDSGYAQATAAAQAGASVVLAAGGDGTVRLVASALASTGVALGIIPAGTGNLLARNLALSLDLEDSVKRAFYGTDDTIDICEARLHWDDNSNDVMRFVVMAGVGIDAQMVENTDEDLKKRIGQLAYVPGVLRSLGGGNSVKATFTFDGQRVAKKRLHTLIIGNCGDVYTNVPLLPHAVPDDGALDLVAIAPRSPWGWIRIGVGIGVNTLVRLWNRDPRNVDKQMNVPRPPNALTYAKGERVTVQFASPEVFEVDGDPVGRVRTVEIDIKPGALKVRV
- a CDS encoding class I SAM-dependent methyltransferase; this translates as MKPSRKDSPAFRDAAHRSAAALAFTQGAGLYDDIRPTYPASVGELLDSPATVADIGCGTGKLTETLLSPGRRVLACDPSDDMVRVFATRLPEVPVWRATAEATALADASVDALTCAQTWHWVDVRAASSEADRVIAPGGELLLCWNTLDVRHPWVLRLSRIMHSGDVQRDGFYPEVNPPWALAREHRETWLMPMSTDGLFQLMATRSYWLRASEATRAKMRANLTWYLYERLGFDPGQVLPLPYRTDAFIYRRQR
- the der gene encoding ribosome biogenesis GTPase Der: MSEHDEFEIEFDETSFDESEFGEADFGEPEFDDSELSDEEWAALEEEFGVSGPEMVEEALPTVSIVGRPNVGKSTLVNRFIGRREAVVEDHPGVTRDRVSYISDWNGRRFWVQDTGGWDPDARGLHAAIAHQSEAAMETSDVIVMVVDSHTGITETDAVMARNLQRSDVPVILVANKFESESQWGDVAEFYSLGLGDPWPVSALHGRGGADVLDEILRLFPAKPRAADSITEGPRRVAIVGRPNVGKSSLLNKLSRSNRSVVDNVAGTTVDPVDELIQLDGALWKFIDTAGLRKKVKNAQGHEYYASLRTRGTIEAAEVCVVLIDASQEISEQDQRVISMVLEAGKAMVICFNKWDLMDEDRRYYFDREFDEMMGHLPWVTKLNISADTGRGLHRLEAAMTEALENWDKRISTGQLNNWLRETIAANPPPMKNNRLPRVLFTTMVSTRPPTIVLFTTGFLDAGYRRYLERKFRERFGYHGTPIRVAVRIRERRQKPR
- the cmk gene encoding (d)CMP kinase; translated protein: MALSNMPSGGLIVAVDGPSGTGKSTTCRRLAKELDAKYIDTGAMYRVATLAVLRAGVDPADAEAVIDATRELPLSVSDDPDSTEVLLGGEDVSGIIRGPEVTRNVSAVSAIPQVRENLVALQRKLAADAHRAIVEGRDIGTVVLVDAPVKAFMTASAEVRAKRRYDQDIAAGREADFETVLADVQRRDELDSTRATSPLVPAEDATIIDTSEMDRDDVLAALIALVERSAL
- a CDS encoding pseudouridine synthase, with the translated sequence MTPPARRDGTPDREKNDPFYISYAKPAKKQNVTPHPLEDNWWDDPSEKKPATEGVRLQKVLAQAGVASRRHAEIMIAQGRVEVNGTRVTTQGIRVDPARDVIRVDGTRINVNEELEYFVFNKPRGVQSTMKDEMDRTSVGSYLSERTASGQRLFHVGRLDADTEGLLILTNDGELANRLMHPRYEIAKTYMATVLGEAKPTLVKTLREGIELDDGPAKADYVQIVDTHNGQSIIRVELHEGRKHIVRRMLKAAGHPVQRLVRTKVHTVQLGDMKPGSLRALNAAELTSLYKAVEM